From the genome of Thermodesulfobacteriota bacterium, one region includes:
- a CDS encoding Trm112 family protein encodes MISKELLEILACPKCKGDVRLNESKDGLICDKCKLLYEIKDDIPVMLIDEAKKI; translated from the coding sequence ATGATTAGCAAGGAACTTTTAGAGATTTTGGCCTGTCCTAAATGTAAGGGCGATGTCAGATTGAACGAGTCGAAAGACGGATTGATCTGTGATAAGTGTAAACTCCTATACGAGATCAAGGACGATATACCTGTCATGTTGATTGACGAGGCAAAAAAGATTTAA
- the rfaQ gene encoding putative lipopolysaccharide heptosyltransferase III, protein MFIKGQPLQKRDTKNILIIQLGDIGDVVWVTPTLWAVKEKYPDAKVSILVWEGFGTILEEDPSLHKIFEVRRYKGSFFKKAIEQIRFIRGLRKEQFDLVFDLRAGDRGAIMAYITGAPVRVSMFYRDVPFWRNMLFTHVVDPPVPTKKTLGAAEQSLRIVREFGIDTENIVPKLWVSENVKERARQILDRQNILNVNQRWITLNPFSRWQYKEWDYDKWVKVIDWIWDKFKFPTVIVGSPEEKDKASELVKKCRRRVFSLAGQTTLGELAGVLALSFLHIGVDSAAPHIAAAVGTPTITIYGPSDWRDWASPGDIHRVITPDDDCVPCHQKGCDSMGWSKCLHNLETDKVQRAIQKMMDILASR, encoded by the coding sequence ATGTTTATTAAAGGTCAACCTCTTCAAAAAAGAGATACAAAAAATATCCTCATCATACAACTGGGGGATATTGGTGATGTGGTCTGGGTTACCCCGACCTTATGGGCCGTCAAAGAAAAATATCCGGACGCAAAAGTATCTATTCTTGTGTGGGAAGGTTTTGGAACAATTTTAGAGGAAGATCCGTCTCTCCATAAAATATTTGAGGTCAGGCGTTATAAAGGAAGCTTCTTTAAAAAAGCCATCGAGCAAATACGCTTTATAAGAGGCTTGCGTAAGGAACAGTTTGACCTTGTCTTTGATCTACGGGCCGGGGATCGGGGGGCAATAATGGCCTATATTACAGGCGCCCCGGTGAGAGTGTCCATGTTTTACCGTGACGTGCCCTTCTGGCGGAATATGTTATTTACCCATGTAGTCGATCCCCCGGTACCAACAAAAAAAACACTGGGAGCTGCAGAGCAATCCCTCCGTATTGTGAGAGAATTCGGCATCGATACGGAAAATATTGTCCCCAAATTGTGGGTTTCTGAAAATGTTAAAGAGCGGGCGAGGCAGATACTCGATCGCCAAAACATTCTTAACGTCAATCAACGATGGATCACACTGAATCCTTTTTCCAGGTGGCAATACAAGGAATGGGATTATGATAAATGGGTTAAAGTTATCGACTGGATATGGGATAAGTTCAAGTTTCCAACAGTCATCGTCGGCTCTCCCGAGGAAAAAGATAAGGCATCTGAATTGGTTAAAAAATGCCGCAGAAGAGTGTTTAGTCTCGCAGGCCAGACCACATTGGGTGAGTTAGCTGGAGTACTGGCCCTGAGTTTTTTACATATAGGGGTAGATAGCGCGGCTCCTCATATAGCTGCGGCTGTGGGCACTCCCACCATAACCATCTATGGTCCCTCAGACTGGAGGGACTGGGCGTCTCCAGGCGACATCCATAGAGTTATCACCCCCGATGACGACTGTGTGCCCTGTCATCAGAAAGGCTGTGATTCCATGGGGTGGAGTAAATGCCTTCATAACTTAGAAACGGATAAGGTACAAAGAGCTATTCAAAAGATGATGGATATATTAGCGTCGAGGTAG
- a CDS encoding glycosyltransferase family 2 protein, giving the protein MDISIIIVNWNTKDLLRNCLNSIYGTVQGIALEISVVDNASHDGSVAMLRGEFPQVNVIENKENRGFGAANNQAFGIMKGRYALLLNTDTVLKEHAVYELFFFMEAHLEAAMACGQLLNADGSKQNSIANFPTLLTLLFNTPLLEYLFPKRYPSKRYDYKGPIEIDSGIGACLMVRKQAIDEVGMFDERYFFFFEETDWALQMKTAGWKIYHVPSAFIYHLQGQSIGRDVRSRIEFYRSRYQFFKKWKSHSYYQLVSFVIFVRTIINWLLTSFGNLITFFTNKKLRNKWVVNSKLILWHLNGCP; this is encoded by the coding sequence ATGGATATTTCAATCATTATCGTCAACTGGAACACGAAAGACCTGCTGCGAAACTGCCTGAACTCCATCTACGGGACAGTACAAGGTATCGCCCTTGAGATCAGCGTGGTTGACAATGCTTCTCATGATGGAAGCGTGGCCATGCTGCGCGGGGAATTCCCCCAGGTTAATGTGATAGAAAATAAAGAAAACCGGGGATTTGGGGCGGCCAATAACCAAGCTTTTGGTATTATGAAGGGTCGATATGCATTGTTGCTGAATACAGATACAGTTTTAAAAGAACATGCCGTTTATGAACTATTTTTTTTCATGGAGGCCCATCTGGAAGCGGCTATGGCCTGCGGACAACTTTTAAACGCCGATGGGAGCAAGCAGAATTCAATAGCAAATTTTCCCACCTTATTAACACTTCTTTTCAATACGCCCCTCCTCGAATACTTGTTTCCAAAGCGCTATCCAAGCAAGCGATATGATTATAAGGGGCCGATTGAGATTGATTCAGGGATTGGGGCATGTCTTATGGTGCGTAAGCAGGCCATAGATGAAGTCGGAATGTTCGATGAACGCTACTTTTTCTTTTTTGAAGAGACGGACTGGGCGTTACAGATGAAAACTGCAGGCTGGAAGATTTACCATGTCCCTTCAGCCTTTATTTATCATCTCCAGGGACAGAGTATCGGTCGGGATGTTCGTTCCCGGATCGAGTTTTATCGTTCCAGATACCAATTTTTCAAAAAATGGAAAAGTCATAGCTACTATCAACTTGTTTCTTTCGTTATCTTCGTACGTACCATCATAAATTGGTTGTTAACGTCGTTTGGGAATCTGATCACGTTTTTTACTAATAAAAAATTAAGAAATAAATGGGTAGTCAATTCAAAGCTTATACTCTGGCATTTAAACGGTTGCCCCTGA
- a CDS encoding glycosyltransferase family 2 protein, which yields MDNKTPFSVAIITKNEANNLPDCLKNIDFAGQIVVVDFGSTDDTVKIASDFGCDVFIEPWRGFGLQKQFAIDKCRNRWVLVLDADERIPPETALAIKHIVSKDSGSIAGYSFPRKNYFQGRWIRHSGWWPDRVIRFFQKDRGQMSPANVHESIVVNGPVQDLDVPIEHYTESRLSQILLKIDHYSALAAQEAFDQGRKASVWSAALRAVLTFLQDYFLKFGVLDGAQGFTLAITDSVNKFFKYAKLAELNREGKSRTYKDQ from the coding sequence ATGGACAATAAGACACCTTTCTCTGTAGCTATCATAACCAAAAACGAGGCAAATAACCTGCCCGATTGCCTCAAAAACATAGATTTTGCCGGGCAGATTGTGGTGGTGGATTTTGGGAGCACGGATGACACGGTAAAAATTGCATCAGACTTTGGGTGCGACGTATTCATCGAACCCTGGCGGGGATTTGGTCTCCAGAAACAATTCGCCATTGATAAGTGCAGAAATCGGTGGGTCCTTGTACTGGATGCAGATGAGCGAATCCCACCGGAAACCGCTCTTGCTATAAAACATATTGTTTCTAAAGATTCAGGAAGTATTGCCGGGTATAGCTTCCCCAGAAAAAACTACTTTCAGGGGCGATGGATCAGGCACTCCGGATGGTGGCCGGACCGGGTTATCAGGTTTTTTCAGAAGGATCGCGGCCAAATGTCCCCGGCAAACGTTCACGAATCCATCGTGGTCAATGGCCCTGTGCAGGACTTGGATGTGCCCATAGAGCATTACACTGAAAGTCGCCTCAGCCAGATTTTACTCAAGATCGATCATTATTCCGCCTTGGCCGCCCAAGAGGCATTTGACCAGGGCAGAAAAGCCTCGGTCTGGTCTGCTGCCCTGCGCGCAGTTCTTACATTTTTACAGGATTATTTTTTAAAATTTGGGGTCCTGGACGGCGCACAGGGATTCACCTTGGCCATTACCGATTCGGTGAATAAATTTTTTAAGTACGCCAAGTTAGCTGAATTAAATAGAGAGGGTAAGTCACGTACATATAAGGATCAATGA
- a CDS encoding class I SAM-dependent methyltransferase, with the protein MKEIVVDIRTLFHRAIEQFGSETGALEFLSENRYNKTMFPTTGQYDWFSGQLLYCLIRYLKPDKILEMSTASGYSAMFMAIALKKNGQGKLDTYELDAKAANAAAKLFKQHQLVEFVNLHVGDARKLSKPGPLDYDIYFLDSLHTETFARWFIETHVMPTNRRNALFHMHDILPRHARVRCWNAPPVEGTPLDPNSRLSWNQKLKRAMRALINPKQDQDDEQIPIRVYPPAETGVQTYDGNCTTEAILGNDLAALMKPEDYVFLCDIANDYPQLSPRKYDSCAIGRTDCNNVPMEWNESWWCKVTALKAAYHFLRLRNHQVLESSNMPHP; encoded by the coding sequence TTGAAAGAGATTGTCGTAGATATCCGCACCTTATTTCATAGGGCAATTGAGCAGTTCGGTTCCGAAACAGGGGCATTAGAGTTTTTGTCCGAGAATCGTTATAACAAAACTATGTTTCCTACAACGGGTCAATATGACTGGTTTTCGGGCCAACTGCTGTATTGCCTGATCCGATACTTGAAGCCGGACAAAATTCTGGAAATGTCTACTGCCTCAGGCTATTCAGCTATGTTCATGGCGATAGCTCTTAAGAAGAACGGCCAAGGTAAACTTGATACCTATGAATTAGACGCAAAAGCTGCAAACGCTGCCGCCAAATTATTCAAACAACATCAATTGGTAGAGTTTGTCAACTTGCATGTGGGGGACGCGAGAAAGTTGTCAAAACCGGGGCCATTAGATTACGATATATATTTCCTGGATAGCCTCCATACAGAGACATTTGCACGCTGGTTCATTGAAACGCATGTAATGCCCACGAACCGGAGAAACGCCTTGTTTCACATGCACGATATTTTGCCCCGTCATGCACGTGTCCGCTGCTGGAATGCACCACCAGTCGAAGGAACACCTCTGGACCCCAATTCTCGATTATCTTGGAACCAAAAGCTTAAACGGGCTATGCGTGCGTTGATAAATCCCAAGCAAGACCAGGATGATGAACAAATCCCTATTCGTGTTTATCCTCCTGCTGAAACAGGGGTACAGACCTATGATGGAAATTGCACAACTGAGGCCATACTGGGAAATGATCTGGCAGCCCTGATGAAACCGGAAGATTATGTCTTTCTCTGTGATATTGCAAACGATTATCCACAACTCTCACCCCGGAAGTATGATTCATGCGCTATTGGTCGAACAGATTGTAACAATGTCCCTATGGAGTGGAATGAGTCTTGGTGGTGTAAGGTGACCGCCCTCAAGGCAGCTTACCATTTTTTGCGATTGCGAAATCATCAGGTTTTGGAAAGCTCAAATATGCCACATCCATAA
- a CDS encoding DUF268 domain-containing protein has protein sequence MRLRIFIKGVPFFVFMKGMPLFLKNYYEIKRQAQQTKMGLPFGGMYPCLEDRYKESGIASGHYFYQDLLVAHKIFKNKPIKHVDIGSRIDGFVAHVASFREIEVFDIRELNSNIQNIRFRRVDLMDRNFNLTDYCDSVSCLHALEHFGLGRYGDRLDYNGHLLGWENIYKMLKKRGKLYFSVPIGEQRIEFNAHRVFSIEYLLNLLGDKYKINAFSYVNDRGDLIANADLEEVSIKNNFSCHYGCGIFELSKT, from the coding sequence ATGCGTCTCAGAATTTTCATAAAAGGCGTGCCATTTTTTGTTTTTATGAAGGGAATGCCTCTATTTTTGAAAAATTATTATGAGATCAAACGACAGGCACAACAAACAAAAATGGGTCTCCCCTTTGGGGGAATGTATCCTTGTTTAGAGGACAGGTATAAAGAAAGCGGAATCGCATCAGGACACTATTTCTATCAGGACTTGCTAGTTGCTCATAAGATATTCAAAAATAAACCAATTAAACACGTCGATATTGGCTCAAGAATAGACGGCTTTGTTGCTCATGTTGCATCGTTTAGAGAAATTGAAGTCTTTGATATTAGGGAGTTAAATAGTAATATTCAAAATATTCGCTTTAGGCGTGTCGATCTTATGGATAGAAATTTCAATTTAACAGATTACTGCGATTCAGTCTCATGTCTTCATGCGCTGGAACATTTTGGCCTCGGTAGATATGGAGATAGGTTGGACTATAATGGACACCTGTTAGGTTGGGAGAACATTTATAAGATGCTAAAAAAACGGGGGAAGCTTTATTTTTCCGTACCTATTGGTGAACAAAGGATTGAATTTAATGCCCACAGGGTTTTTTCCATAGAATATCTGTTAAACTTGCTGGGTGATAAATATAAAATCAATGCCTTTTCCTATGTAAATGATCGTGGCGATCTTATTGCAAATGCCGACTTAGAAGAAGTATCCATCAAAAACAATTTTTCGTGTCATTATGGATGTGGCATATTTGAGCTTTCCAAAACCTGA
- a CDS encoding O-antigen ligase family protein → MYQLRKLKLNGKAINSLNISIPLLMGIFLFFNPFPHTTTIKEICFYLSAFIVLLLLVFKKTAFSFKTPLSIPFTLFVLWSFFGLFFALDKPNSIHDFYAHLLKYLAFYYLLVNFFNTKKRLGVLIWIIILSAAAFSTWAITYFYFFLGNDIATQLGLGFTEIPINIIGIVTLFAIILSLYLFRQVTNVYRKTFLVICLIITSLATLLTQTRGTLLAMVFSLTILSLKNKKVLMVFTVSLLIAIAFLPVRHRLNMENIINKLRDDPRTGIAYNFIEVIKDYPITGIGFGMQTYADEKLLDKYNARVPTNYRQPIAYKAPHNLLIDVAVRLGLVGLVLYLYIIFAFIQMGWKKIKYGKDDFIRSWGRCLMAAFVAVFIQGMFENTHSGPPAIVLYAILAMMTILWRLNMKSDNQLDIKSAPG, encoded by the coding sequence ATGTATCAGTTAAGAAAACTTAAATTAAACGGGAAGGCGATTAACTCGCTCAACATAAGTATTCCTCTGTTAATGGGAATATTCCTATTCTTCAACCCATTTCCCCACACAACTACTATAAAAGAAATTTGTTTTTATCTTTCGGCTTTCATCGTACTTCTGCTTTTGGTTTTTAAAAAGACTGCTTTTTCCTTTAAGACACCTTTATCCATCCCTTTTACATTGTTTGTTCTTTGGAGTTTCTTTGGCCTCTTTTTTGCGCTTGATAAGCCAAATAGCATCCATGATTTTTATGCACATTTACTAAAGTATCTGGCTTTCTATTATCTATTGGTCAATTTTTTTAATACTAAGAAACGGCTCGGAGTTCTAATATGGATCATAATTTTATCAGCAGCGGCTTTTTCAACCTGGGCAATCACTTATTTTTACTTCTTCCTGGGAAATGATATAGCAACCCAACTTGGTCTCGGTTTTACTGAAATCCCAATTAATATTATTGGCATTGTAACCTTATTTGCAATTATCCTGTCATTATACCTTTTCCGCCAGGTAACAAATGTATATCGTAAAACCTTCCTCGTTATTTGCCTAATAATAACATCTCTGGCAACACTTTTAACGCAAACGCGCGGCACCTTGCTTGCTATGGTCTTTTCATTAACTATATTATCTCTGAAAAATAAAAAGGTATTGATGGTTTTTACTGTATCTCTTTTAATCGCTATCGCGTTTTTGCCTGTAAGGCACCGTCTCAACATGGAAAATATTATAAATAAATTACGGGACGATCCTAGAACAGGAATAGCTTATAATTTTATCGAAGTTATTAAAGATTACCCAATCACTGGTATCGGTTTTGGGATGCAAACGTATGCAGATGAAAAGCTTTTAGACAAATACAATGCAAGGGTGCCTACTAACTATAGGCAACCAATTGCTTATAAGGCTCCTCACAACTTATTGATTGATGTGGCCGTTAGACTCGGCCTTGTAGGCCTTGTACTGTATCTCTATATAATATTTGCATTTATCCAAATGGGATGGAAGAAGATTAAATATGGAAAAGACGATTTTATAAGAAGTTGGGGGCGCTGTCTCATGGCTGCATTCGTTGCTGTCTTTATCCAAGGGATGTTTGAAAACACGCACAGTGGCCCGCCTGCGATTGTGCTTTACGCTATTTTAGCTATGATGACCATTTTATGGCGTCTTAATATGAAGTCGGATAATCAACTAGATATCAAATCGGCACCCGGTTGA
- a CDS encoding glycosyltransferase family 4 protein: protein MIPNIHKIAIVIPKYGLVGGAEGFAAELTERIAQDKRFEVHVFANKWQKNSEHITFHRVPIIGLPKFLTTISFAYFADRKISKMAFDLVHAHDRIFNADIFTMHGIPHRIWVREVRKKQTSLFDCATAWVEKKLVTNKRCRKFLAVSDLGKGKFLQEYREVDPDKVQVIHPGVDIQRFQGVDRQLYRQEIKRQFGIGLSDKVILFVSMNFDIKGLDKLMMGLAKFKSEYPSEKFRLLVVGKGDANKYGRLAQNLGIKDHVIFTGVVQKENLDRIYLACDIFSMLSRFDTFGMSVLEAMSASLPVMISGKVGAKDLVKEGVNGFVIENTDNAGEIADRIALMFNEEVRSKMGKEAFKTALHKTWEVAVDRVLKVYEEEMY from the coding sequence ATGATACCAAATATTCACAAAATAGCCATTGTCATCCCAAAATATGGTTTAGTAGGTGGGGCAGAAGGTTTTGCCGCTGAATTAACTGAAAGGATTGCTCAGGATAAACGATTTGAAGTGCATGTTTTTGCTAATAAATGGCAAAAAAACTCGGAACATATCACCTTTCACCGCGTTCCGATTATTGGTCTCCCCAAGTTTCTGACCACGATTAGTTTCGCGTATTTCGCAGACCGCAAGATATCAAAAATGGCCTTCGATTTGGTCCACGCCCATGACAGGATATTTAATGCCGACATATTTACCATGCACGGTATCCCGCACCGAATCTGGGTCCGTGAAGTGCGCAAAAAACAAACGAGTCTCTTTGATTGCGCAACGGCATGGGTCGAAAAAAAACTGGTCACAAACAAAAGATGCCGGAAATTCCTTGCCGTATCCGACTTGGGCAAGGGAAAATTCTTACAGGAATATCGAGAGGTTGATCCCGATAAAGTTCAGGTCATTCATCCTGGTGTTGATATCCAAAGATTTCAAGGGGTTGATCGGCAGCTTTACCGTCAGGAGATAAAAAGACAATTTGGCATAGGTCTGTCGGATAAGGTGATTTTATTCGTTTCCATGAATTTTGATATTAAGGGCCTCGACAAGCTTATGATGGGACTAGCAAAATTCAAGTCGGAATATCCATCAGAAAAGTTTAGATTATTGGTCGTGGGCAAGGGTGATGCTAATAAATACGGCCGTCTTGCTCAGAATTTAGGAATCAAAGATCATGTAATTTTTACCGGAGTCGTCCAGAAGGAAAACCTTGACAGGATATATCTCGCCTGCGATATCTTTTCCATGCTTTCGAGATTTGATACCTTTGGGATGTCTGTACTCGAAGCCATGTCTGCTTCTTTGCCGGTCATGATTAGCGGAAAAGTAGGGGCAAAGGACCTGGTGAAAGAGGGGGTTAATGGATTTGTTATTGAGAATACAGACAATGCAGGTGAAATTGCTGACAGGATTGCCTTGATGTTTAATGAGGAAGTTAGGTCCAAAATGGGTAAGGAAGCCTTCAAAACAGCGCTCCATAAAACATGGGAAGTGGCAGTGGATAGGGTCTTGAAGGTATATGAAGAGGAGATGTATTAA
- a CDS encoding glycosyltransferase family 2 protein, which produces MAGYKKLEISIIIVSYNTVDLIGDCLDSIEAFKDCSREIFVVDNASNDGSAIFIKNNYPSVHLIANTENKGFAAANNQARERCQGRYIFFLNPDTKIAHPECLKKMILFMDGNPHIGLAGTKVINPDGTLQESISYRYPGEKYTTNELSGLTGSIACVLGASMIARSEIIKKIGGFDEDFFLYGEDQDMCLRIRKLGYEIGYNDSAVVVHLGGRSERNFASSDTWRKKIIAEYVFYKKHYLPETIEKISRAHLVKACWRIATLNLTIPFMKDKARAKEKLIKYRVIYHTIKNVVHQLPR; this is translated from the coding sequence ATGGCTGGTTATAAAAAATTAGAAATATCTATCATCATTGTCTCTTATAACACAGTTGACTTGATTGGCGACTGCCTTGATTCAATTGAGGCGTTTAAAGATTGTAGCAGAGAAATATTTGTTGTTGATAATGCTTCAAACGATGGAAGTGCTATTTTCATCAAAAATAATTATCCATCAGTCCATCTCATTGCGAATACCGAAAATAAGGGATTTGCTGCAGCCAATAACCAAGCACGGGAACGGTGCCAGGGACGCTACATCTTCTTCCTTAATCCAGATACAAAGATTGCGCATCCAGAGTGCTTGAAGAAGATGATTTTATTCATGGATGGTAATCCTCATATTGGCCTTGCCGGTACGAAAGTCATCAATCCAGACGGGACGTTACAAGAATCCATATCTTACAGATATCCGGGAGAGAAATACACCACCAATGAGCTATCCGGACTAACAGGTTCTATCGCCTGTGTTCTGGGTGCAAGCATGATAGCACGTTCAGAAATAATAAAAAAAATCGGTGGATTTGATGAAGATTTCTTTCTTTACGGCGAGGATCAGGATATGTGTCTAAGAATTCGAAAGTTAGGATATGAGATTGGGTATAATGATTCTGCTGTGGTCGTTCACTTAGGAGGACGGAGTGAACGAAACTTCGCATCTTCAGATACATGGAGAAAAAAAATTATTGCAGAATATGTCTTTTATAAAAAGCATTATCTTCCTGAAACAATCGAGAAAATCAGCAGAGCACATTTAGTAAAAGCCTGCTGGAGGATAGCAACGCTGAATCTAACGATTCCTTTTATGAAAGACAAGGCAAGGGCAAAGGAAAAACTGATTAAATATCGAGTTATTTATCATACAATAAAGAACGTTGTACATCAATTACCAAGGTAG
- a CDS encoding class I SAM-dependent methyltransferase, which produces MESAPSNCILCNSPNRSVLIRKGDWTAFKCDNCGLGFLDPRPDPTELNQLYKESYFQSHYDKGLQVNSLEMRRRISQEDHRIKFFRSLKKNGRLVDIGCGMGYFLYASRMYGYDVEGVDISDYAASYIMDELKIPVRIGSIAEIDFEDQSVDMITMWHFLEHTPNPEDYLKKAWVWLKPSGLMIVDVPNYEGTDAKKTWAEWPGWSIPYHLYHFTPKALKTMLSKHGFKIIRTKNYHSEYIKNKLKQIPGINLFARLIAKGFSGNSYAVVAQKE; this is translated from the coding sequence ATGGAATCAGCCCCTTCAAACTGCATCCTATGCAACAGTCCAAATCGATCTGTTCTGATTCGAAAGGGAGATTGGACTGCCTTCAAATGTGATAATTGCGGGTTAGGCTTTCTTGATCCTCGCCCAGATCCAACAGAATTAAATCAGCTTTATAAAGAAAGTTATTTCCAAAGCCATTATGACAAAGGTCTACAAGTTAACTCGCTTGAAATGAGACGCCGTATTTCCCAGGAAGACCATCGGATCAAGTTTTTTCGTTCATTAAAAAAAAATGGCCGGCTTGTCGATATCGGATGCGGCATGGGCTATTTTTTGTATGCCTCTCGTATGTATGGATATGACGTAGAGGGGGTAGATATTTCTGATTATGCAGCCTCCTACATAATGGATGAACTTAAAATACCAGTAAGGATAGGATCTATTGCCGAAATCGACTTTGAAGACCAATCGGTCGATATGATTACGATGTGGCACTTTTTGGAGCATACCCCTAACCCAGAGGATTACCTGAAAAAAGCCTGGGTGTGGTTAAAACCAAGTGGGCTTATGATTGTCGATGTCCCCAATTATGAAGGAACAGATGCAAAAAAGACCTGGGCTGAGTGGCCGGGTTGGTCTATTCCTTACCATCTTTATCATTTTACCCCAAAAGCGTTAAAAACCATGCTGTCAAAACATGGGTTTAAAATTATCCGTACAAAGAACTATCATTCGGAGTATATCAAAAACAAACTCAAACAGATTCCTGGTATAAATCTCTTTGCCCGATTAATTGCAAAGGGGTTTTCCGGTAATAGTTATGCCGTTGTCGCACAAAAGGAGTAA
- a CDS encoding glycosyltransferase produces the protein MIVNDPFKKYRKQFRAWKNKKSLEREFDHYNSLVASRHLAIPDDRTIQQTIKQKIPHLKPKPKGDLHILAIYHHYNWENESLKPALEKFGSVQHYDWFEQFNHQQKDWHNSVKAEMNEDLVNRVGRWVKEDDIDVIFAYLSGELVAPETMQALRAFGVPMLNLALNDKEHFVGKIRQGQAMGSRDICRYFDLCWTSTEDALKKYCVEGALPVYLPEGANPEIHKPYDVDKTIDVSFVGQCYGNRPELIRKLTLHGIRVEAYGYGWPNGPLSTEDMVRMYSRSKINLGFGGVVGHKDTYCLKGRDFEIPMSGGLYLTEYNRELEQFYDLDTDIMTYTGFEDLVLKIQDLLSNPEKAEAIRKSGYQRARHEHTWEMRFERIFRLMGLI, from the coding sequence ATGATCGTGAATGATCCGTTTAAGAAATATCGAAAACAATTCAGGGCCTGGAAAAACAAAAAGAGTCTGGAGCGGGAATTCGACCACTATAATTCGCTAGTTGCATCACGCCATCTTGCCATACCTGATGACCGAACTATCCAACAGACCATAAAACAAAAAATTCCCCATTTAAAACCGAAACCAAAGGGCGACTTGCACATCCTTGCCATTTATCATCACTATAACTGGGAAAATGAATCCCTGAAGCCCGCCCTTGAAAAATTCGGCTCCGTTCAACATTACGACTGGTTTGAGCAATTCAACCATCAGCAAAAGGACTGGCACAACTCGGTAAAAGCAGAGATGAACGAGGATCTCGTTAATCGCGTAGGGCGATGGGTTAAAGAAGATGATATCGATGTAATCTTCGCTTATCTTTCCGGAGAACTGGTGGCACCGGAGACCATGCAGGCACTAAGGGCCTTTGGCGTTCCCATGCTTAATCTCGCTCTGAATGACAAGGAACATTTTGTGGGGAAAATCAGACAGGGCCAGGCCATGGGTTCCCGGGACATTTGCCGTTATTTCGACCTTTGCTGGACAAGCACCGAGGATGCGCTGAAAAAGTATTGTGTGGAAGGCGCTCTTCCTGTTTATCTTCCGGAAGGGGCAAATCCTGAAATCCACAAACCATATGACGTAGATAAAACCATTGATGTGTCCTTCGTTGGGCAATGTTATGGAAACCGCCCGGAACTTATTCGCAAACTCACGCTTCACGGCATACGCGTCGAAGCGTATGGATATGGTTGGCCAAATGGCCCGCTATCCACGGAAGACATGGTGCGCATGTATTCAAGAAGCAAGATAAACCTCGGATTTGGCGGCGTAGTGGGCCATAAGGATACCTACTGCCTTAAAGGGAGGGATTTTGAGATTCCCATGAGCGGTGGGCTGTATTTAACCGAGTATAACCGGGAACTGGAGCAATTCTATGACTTGGACACAGATATTATGACATATACCGGCTTTGAAGATCTTGTTTTAAAAATTCAAGACCTTCTCTCCAATCCTGAAAAGGCCGAGGCCATAAGAAAGAGCGGATACCAGCGCGCCCGCCATGAACATACATGGGAAATGAGGTTCGAGCGGATATTTAGGTTAATGGGGCTGATTTGA